The Candidatus Cloacimonadota bacterium sequence TTGCAGCAAAGCAAATTATGGGAATATTGTCGGTATAATTCATTCTTTTTGTGCCAAGAATACCGATGAAACCGGTTAAATTCATAATTTCGTATTTTCCGAAAATGAGGACGGCATCTTCGAGACCTTCAATGCCGGTTTCTTCGCCCATCAATATTGTATAATCATTTTGCCGATAATTTTTAAAAATATTTTCAATTTTTTTATGGTCGTTTATAGCTTTAAGTAGTTTTAAAACTTTCAGCTGAGAATTGAATTCCGGCTGACTCATAAATCCAATATCACCCTCAAAGCGCAGATTCAGATTGCTAGCTTTCTGTAATGCCTTTTGAATTTCAGTATTAATGCTTTGGATAATCGTCTTTTGGGAATCAGTAGTGTTGCGTAATTCTTTTTTAAGAATGTGCTTGATCTGGTTAAAAGATTTTTGAGCAAAGTTGTCATTCAAATAACGTTCAATGGCACGTATTTGATGCTGAGAAAGTTTGTGTTTGTTTGGAATAATGAAAGTTTTTTCAAATCCGGCTCTCAAACTGATTGCGATTAATAATTTATCGCTCGTTAAAAGAAATATATTGAAAGATTCGAGGATACCGAATGAAAAGTCCGGTTCGGCAATTATGCTCATTTGTCCGGAAATATTTGCAAGAAATTTTAAAACTGAAGAAAGCATATTTTCCAGACTTTGATAATTTTGAGAAAGAAGAGTCTGCATAAGTTTTATCTTTTTATCAGGAATTTCCCTATCAAAATCAATTATATCATTAATATAGAATTTATAACCCATTGCGGTTGGAATGCGTCCGGCAGATGTGTATGGCTGTTCAATATAGCCCATTTCCGTTAACACGCTCATTTCATTCCGCACTGTTGCGGAGCTCACGTTCAGATCATAATCATTTGCTAATACGCTGGAGCCAACAGTTTCGGCTGTTTTGATGTGTTCTAAAATTATTGATTTTAGAATATCTTGTTGCCTTTTGGTTAATACACAATTTGAATCATTTATCATTTTAAATTTCCTTGTTTTAGCACTCGGTAAAGGTGAGTGCTAATTTTGGTTTATAGTTTAGGAATGCCACCTCAAATGTCAAAATATTTTATTCAAAAAGAAGATGAAAACCGACAAAACCGATTTTCGCAAGATAAAATTTTTTTGTAAAAAGTGTAATATCAGCGTTGAATGCTTTGTATTTTAATATTCAACAGGGGTTCATAAGCATAATCAGTGTTTATCTGCGTCGAATCACATTCGGAGAATCATTGCAAAAATGCGAGTTTACGGATGGACTCAAGTTAGAATCTGTCCGTAAAGTACTATTTTTCGACCTCACCCCGACCCTTCCGCCAGCTGGCGGAGAGAGGGAGATAAAAGTTCCCCTTCTCTTTGAAGAGAAGGGGTTAGGGGATGAGTTATAAAAAGGATGAAGAATATATTTTATTTGATATGCTACCTTTGCGGACAATTTCTAAATTAGTACCCATTTCTGCTTTTCCACTCCTCAAATTTCCGAATATATTGACATATAAATTCTCTCTAAATTTTCTAACAAAAAACAAATTTAAAAGGATATTGTTTATGAAAGTTGGAGTTTTGGGTGTTGGACACTTAGGACAGCATCATGCCAGAAATTATATGGAAATGGATTCCACGAAATTGATTGGAATTTTTGATACAGATGAAGTTCGAGCCAAGGAAATCGCGAAAAGAATTGATTGTAAAGTATTCAACTCCGCTCAAGAACTTATATCACAAACGGATGCAATAAATATTGCCACCCCCACCACCACCCACTATCAATATGCAAAGCAGTGTTTGAAATCCGGAAAACACGTTCTTATCGAAAAACCGATTTGTAGTGAACTGAATCAGGCAAAAGAACTGGTCGAAATGGCTGAAAAAAGAAATCTTAAAATTCAAGTTGGGCACATAGAACGCTTCAATCCAGCGGTTTTATCCTTGTCGAATGTTCTGCTGAATCCCCTTTTTATTGAGGCAAATCGCATCGCTCCATTCACACCCCGTGGAAGCGATGTTCCGGTGGTGCTTGATTTGATGATCCACGACATAGATATTATTCTCTCGCTTGTGAAAAGTAAAGTCAAAAGTATAAATGCAGTTGGAGTACCGATTGTTACGGATGACGTGGATATTGCAAATGCAAAAGTTGAATTTGAAAATGGAGCTTTGGCAAATATTACAGCTAGTAGAATCTCTCTAAAACAAGAACGTAAAATAAGATTCTTCCAAAAAGACAAATATATTTCTCTTGATTATCAGAAAAAAATCGTGAATATTGTTAAGAAAAATCCTAAAATAAATGACATCATGGCAGAGATTATGTCCGGTGATAGAACTGCAAATATTTTTGAGATGTTTGATACGGAAAGACCTGAAATAATCGAAAAGGAACCGCTTAGAGCCGAATTGGAAAGTTTTGTTAACGCAATAAAAAACGACACACGCCCGATAGTGAACGGAAATGACGGTTACGAAGCTCTTCGCGTAGCATTTGACATAATGAAAGATATTGATAAAAATAGAAAAGGTATTGTATAATCATGGCAGAAAAAGTTTTAATTAAAGATATAGGGAAATTTGATGGTGATGAAGTTCTTATTCGAGGGTGGGTAAGAAATCGTCGTTCCAGTGGGAAAATTCAATTTATCATAATTCGAGATGGAACCGGTGAAATTCAGACCGTAGCTTTCAAACCGAATATTGGCGATGAACTATTTGGCAGATGTGCAGAATTGACCATTGAATCTTCCGTAAAAATATGGGGGAAAGTAAAACCTGATAAAAGAGCACCTTCCGGCTACGAATTAGACTTAATTAATATTGAGATCATCCAAATTGCTGCCGAATATCCAATCCAGAAAAAAGCACATGGAACAAGTTTCTTGCTGGACAATCGTCATCTTTGGGTGCGTTCCATAAATCAAAATGCGTTGCTGAAAATCCGTCATACGGTTTATTATGCAATTTGCGAATATCTGAATGAAAATAATTTCTACCGTTACGATTCCCCTATTCTCACACCAAATGCTTGCGAAGGCACGACCACACTTTTTGAGGTTCCCTATTTCGATGAAGGAAAAGCCTATCTCTCACAATCCGGTCAACTCTATGCAGAAACGGGGATTATGAGTTTGGGGCGAGTTTATGATTTTGGTCCCACATTTCGAGCGGAAAAATCGAAAACCAGAAAACATCTTACTGAATTCTGGATGATGGATGCTGAAGCTGCTTTTGTTGAACACAAAGAAAACATGCAAATACAAGAAAAATTAATTCGCTTTGTCATTAGAAAAGTTATTGAAAAAAATGAAAATGAATTGAAAATCTTAGAACGCAATATTGAAAAATTGCAAAAAGCAGATGCAACTTTTAAAATAATAACTTATTCCGAAGCTATCAAATTCCTCCAAGAAAAAGGATATGATATCAATTTCGGCGATGATTTTGGTGCCGAAGAGGAAGAAGAAATTGCCCGAGAAAGCGATGTTCCGGTTTTCGTAGAAAAATGGCCCAAACAAATAAAAGCTTTTTATATGAAAAGAGATGTAGAAAATCCCGATCTCGTCCTCGGTTCAGACTTGATCGCCCCTGATGGATTTGGTGAACTTATCGGCGGCTCACAAAGAGAAGATGATTACGAGCTTCTCAAGGAAAGAATGGAGGCGGAAAATATGCCGATGAAAGAATTTCAGTGGTATCTTGATCTCCGAAAATATGGCTCTGTCCCACATAGTGGTTTCGGGATCGGACTGGAGCGGTTTATCGCCTGGATTTCCGGCAAACGTTACATTCGGGAAGCAATTCCATTTCCACGAATGATAAATAGGGTTTCACCCTAACCCCCCCCCTTAAAGGAGTTTACAATGAAAAAAATAGTGTTTATAATAATAATTATCCTCCTAACTTCAATCGCGTTATCTGCTCAGGAAAATGTTACTAAGATGAATCCCATTTCTGCTTTTCAATTTCCATCTACTTTGAACATGAGCAAACTTCAAACTTCGCAATCTTTTTCCGTAACTTCTGTTTTCAGCTCAAATGAAAACGAATCGTTGATTTTATCCAATTTTACAAATCGTTTTGAATATCAATTTGCTAAAAATCTTAATATGAAGCTTGATCTGAATTTTGTTAATTACAAATTTTTCGGCTCTGAAAATAATTTTTCACTGAAAGATAATACAAAAATATTACCCAATTTTCAGTTGGAATATAAGCCCAGCCAAAATTTTCAATTCAGAATCGAATATCAAAGTTATCCGGCAGGTTTTTAGATACAATTTTTCCTAAATTTTTCGGTTGTTGTTAATGAAAAATATCATTTATACTGATGATATCGAACAAATATCTAACGAATCTTTAAAAGGTTTTTTTGTTGATTGGCCAGAGCATCCAAATCCTGAAACACATTATAAAATTCTGAAAAATAGTTATAAAATCTGGCTTGCTATTACTGAAAAGCAGTGTGTCGGCTTCATTAATGCAATTTCCGATGGAATATTTTATGCGTTTATCCCTTTGCTTGAGGTTATACCGGAATATCAGAACTGCGGAATTGGTAGGGAATTAGTGAAAAAAATGCTAATAAGCCTAAATAAAATGTACGCAATTGATATTGTTTGTGATAAGCAGATCGAACCGTTTTATACAAAAATCGGTTTTAGCAAATGCATTGGAATGGTCAGAAGAAATTATCAAAATCAAAATCCCAGTTTATTTAATCGCAACTGATTATTTTTTATTTTGATTTCAAAGAAACTGAGGAAATATCTTGAAAGAATTTGAAGAACTTTTAAAAATTATTACAGTTCTTTTAGACCCAAAGAATGGATGCCCATGGGATCTCAAACAGACTCCCGAAACTCTTCGCCCGCATATGATTGAGGAAGTGTATGAGATTTCTGAAGCAATTGAACTGAATGACGCCGAATTATTAAAAGAAGAATTGGGCGACCTGCTTTTGCATATTGTATTTCAATGCAAAATAGCAGAACAGGATGAACAATTTTCTATCAAAGATGTAATTGCCAAGATAAACGAAAAAATGAAAAGACGGCATCCGCACATTTTCGGTGATATAAGTGTGAAAACTGCCGAAGAAGTCGAGCATAATTGGGAGAAGATAAAACGAAAAGAAAAGGCTCACAGAAATTCAATTTTAGAAGGATTACCAAAAAGTTTACCGGCACTTATCAAGGCAAGAAGAATTCAGAGCAAAGCAGCCACTGTGGGATTTGACTGGGAAAATGTTACGGATACATTTGCAAAATTGAAAGAGGAATTACTTGAATTCGAACATGAATTACAAAAAAATGATGCAAAAAAGATGAAGGAAGAAATTGGTGATTTAATTTTTGCACTTGTAAATGTAGCAAGAAAGCTTGATATTGACCCGGAATTTGCTTTGGAGTTAACAACGAAAAAATTTATGAGAAGATTTGGTTATATCGAAAAGACTTTGAAAGAAAACCTTTTTTCCAGCAATCTTACTGAAATGGAAAATCTTTGGCAAAAAGCAAAGGATGAAGAGGATGGATAACAGAAAAAGTCTGCTTTTTATTCGATATTATTTCATCATTGGTGGGTTGGCTATTATCCTATTTTTTGCAATCTACACCAGCAACCTGCTTCATAAGGTACGAAATGAATTGGAAGTTTTTCCAAAAATATACGCTCGTTTTGTCAAAATTTCTACAAAGGAAAACATCGAAGGAGATCTGCTCGAAATCATTCTTTCAGAGGTCGTAAAGAAAATTGATTATCCAATTATCGTAACAGATGGGAAGGAAGAGCCCAAATATTGGAAAAACTTGGAAGATTATTTGCCGGATAATAAAATATCAAACCAATCTAATCAGAAGCAATTGAGAAATCTTATCGAAAAAATGAAATCCGACAATTCATTTATTGTCCTTACCGAACCAACTAATAATGAAATAATCTCTAAAATATTTTACAGCCAATCTTCAACAATAAAGCGGCTTAAATTCCTCCCCTATCTTGAATTTTTCATAGTCTTACTTTTCATAGCTGCCGGAGTCATTGTGATTATTACAATGAAACGGCGAGAGAAAGAACATCTTTGGATTGCTCTTGCAAAAGAAACTGCTCACCAATTTGGAACCCCGATCACTTCATTGCTCGGGTGGGTGCAGATGTTGGAACTAAAAGTTTCTGAAAATTCTGAAGATGAACTTCTTGAGCAAACTGTTCTTCATATGAAGCAGGATATTGCCCGCTTGCAGAATGTTGCATCCAGATTCGGAAAAGTCGGCTCATCTATCAAATTAAAAGAATCGGATATTTCGCAAACCATTCAATCCGTTATCGAATATTTCAAAGCTCGAATTCCCAAAGAGAGTAATAAAATCGAAATTGAATTTATAAATGAGACTAAAATGCAGGATTTTCTTTTCGATCCCGATTTGATAAAATGGGCTCTTGAAAACTTGATAAAAAATTCAATTGACGCTATGAAAGAAAAATCCGGAATTATTTCAATTAAAATTTATGAAGATCAAAAATTTTTATATATTCGGGTTACTGATCAGGGCAAAGGAATTCCAAAAAATTTAAGAAAATCCCTATTTAAAACCGGAGTTACAACCAAAAAACGCGGTTGGGGTTTGGGCCTGAGTTTAACCAAAAGAATTGTTGAAGATTTTCATCATGGAAAAATCTATATTGTAAAAAGTGAATCGAATAAAGGCTCAATCATTGAAATAAAATTAAAGAAAGATAAGGAATAACGGAGAACGGAATAATGGAATAGGGAATACGGAGAACGGAGAACGGAAAAAATTCACGAATTGCACTAATTCCAGAAATAAATATTAAATTTAAAATGCCAAACACACTCTCTCGTTCCCAAGCTCCAAACACACAATCTTCGTTCCCAAGCCCTCCCGAAAGCTTTCGGGAGGAACGTCCAGCTTGAATGCAATGAATCAATTTAAAGCAACACTTCAAATAAATTGCATATCAATCGAAATAATAATTAATTAAAGAAAAATATCGGAGGTAAAAATGTTTGTATTAAGTCCGGATAAAATGAAGAATTATGACAAATTTACAATTGAAAATTTTGGTTTAGAAGGAATAGTATTAATGGAAAATGCCGGAAAAAAAGCAGCGGAAATTATTGAAACGAATCTAATCAAAGAAGATAACTCCATCGCAGTAGTTTGCGGAACCGGTAATAACGCCGGAGATGGTTTTGTCGTTGCAAGATGGCTCTTTAATCACGGATATGATGTTTGCTGTTTTGTAATCGGAAATGAGGAGAAATTTTCTCCCTCTGCTAAAAAAAATTATGGGATTTTAGATAAATTGTCCTGCGAAATTGTTTTCATTTCCAATGATGATGCAGTAGAATATTTTGCAAATGAGCTGCCGTACTTTGATGTTATTGCTGATGCAATGTTTGGAATCGGGCTAAAGGGTAAAATTAAAGGATATCGAAAAAAAATTATAGAATTGATAAATAAACATATTGGGATAAAAGTAGCAATTGATATTCCATCAGGAGTAAATGCGGAAACCGGTGAAGTAGCAAATGTGGCTGTAAATTCGGATTTCACACTCACAATGGCTGCTTTGAAATACGGACATCTTCTCTTTCCCGGCAGAGAATATTCCGGTAAAGTTTATGTGATAGATATTGGGATTTCCCCTCTTACTTATGCAGAAAATCCACCTGAAGCTGAAGTTCTGGAAGAAATCGAATCGTTCTTTCCTTCTCGAAAATCAAATTCAGATAAAACCGATTATGGGAAAATAGCCATAATTGCCGGTTCTGCCGGACTTACCGGTGCTGCAATTATGGCAAGCAAATCTGCTTTGGAAATTGGCTCGGGTTTGATTAAACTAATCCATCCGAGAAGTCTTTCCCCTATCTTTGAAAATTCTTTGATCGAAATAATGTCCAAAACTGTAAATGAAACCGATTCACAAACAATATCATTTGACGCATTGGATGAAATTTTGGAATTTACAAAAAATTCCAATGCAATTGCAATTGGACCGGGAATTTCCCGGAATGAATCTACTGCAAGATTCGTAAGAGAATTTTTAAAACAAAACACAAAACTTACTGTTATAGACGCAGACGGGATAAATGCTTTTCAGGATCATTTGGAAGAATTGAAATATTTAAATGGAAAACCTTACATTTTTACTCCGCATATCCGCGAATTTTCTCGTCTCATTGATTTACCTGTGGAAAAAATCGAAACGAATCTTTTGGAACATACACGCAAATTTGCAAAAAAATACAATGTGATTATTTTGCTAAAAGGTGCTACCTCTGTAATTTGCAATAATAAGGAAACTACTTTCAATGTTGTGGGAAATCCCGGCTTGAGTACCGGCGGAAACGGAGATGTGTTAACCGGAATTATCGTATCACTTCTCGGACAAGGATTTTCCGAATACGATGCAGCTCGTGTGGGCTCATTTATTTTGGGAAAAACTGCTGATATTCTTTTGAAAGATTTTGGAGAACGTTCTCTCACTCCGACAAAAATTATAAAAAATTTGTACAAAAGTATGCAGTTTGGAGTGCATTAACCGTGTTAATGCAACCGAGCAAAAGTATGCAGTTTGGAGTGNNNNNNNNNNNNNNNNNNNNNNNNNNNNNNNNNNNNNNNNNNNNNNNNNNNNNNNNNNNNNNNNNNNNNNNNNNNNNNNNNNNNNNNNNNNNNNNNNNNNCAAAAGTATGCAGTTTGGAGTGCATTAACCGTGTTAATGCAACCGAGCAAAAGTATGCAGTTTGGAGTGAATTAACCGTGTTAATGCAACAGCCAAAGAACCGCTTTATAAATATTCTGCCATTTGGGACGGAAAAAACGAGCAGAGAAAACAAGTTGCCCAGAGTGTATATTTCTATAAAGTAGAAACGGATGAGAAAACAATGGAAAAGAAAATGCTATTTGTAAAATAATTTACATCCGAAATATTTGACGTAATTGTGAAAAACAAAATTTATAACACACAACATCTTTTCAATTTAGAAGGAGAAAATAGTGAGAATAATAAGATTTTTTGATCTTAGAAAAATTCTACGGAATTTTAATCTCAATTTTTTCCCTCGCTCCTTCGCAAAGTCTCGCCCTCTCCCAATCACTCTACCCCTCCCCACCTAACTTACCAGTATACCGTAACTTAAAATTTTTTATATTTTATAATAAATTTTCATTAACCAAACTCGGGAAGAACAGATTCATTTAGATAATGTCTTTTCTGTTTTTCTTCTCGCAACAGAAGAGACTTTAATGCAGAAGATTGTTATTGGAGATGAAACTGAAAGGTCTGATATTGCTAATTGAGTTTCACTTTTAGAGAATACTTTTCGCCACTTTCTTATCCCGTTTTGGCGAGAAGGAAATTAGGCGGATTAATTTATTAACCGAACAAAATTTTGGAGAAAAAAATGATACATAAAAGAACAAAAATAATATTGATAGTCTTATTAATAATGGGTTTATCATCTGCCAGTTTGTTTGGCTGCAGGTTATTAACAATGATTGGAAAAGATAACAAAGTACTATCTTCCCAAAATACCGGCGATCTCCTTGAAAACGCTTTGGATGAATTGCAATCACAAAGTACAACAACATATAATCCATATTTCCCCAATGATGATGGCTGGGCATTGTTGTACTATCTACCCGATGATCCCGGAACAGTTTTTATCGAACGTGGAGATGGTGCAGCGTATAATAGTTCAGCCTACGATGATTTTCAAAGTGAAATAGTTGAAGCAGAAGCTCATATAGTCATTGGTCATATTCGAGCAGCATCCAGTGGCGCTACAGGTATAGATGATCCTCATCCGTTTCTGTGGGAAACAGATGAAATAATTTATTCGTTTGCGCACAATGGTACTTTATCTGGAAGCGATATTACATATATTTCTAATCATTTGGAATCTCCCTATGATGAAAATTATACGACAGATCCTATAGTTGATTCTGAATTATATTTCCGTTGGATTATTCAGAATATTGCTCAAAATGGCTGGAATGTGAATGAAGGCATACACGCTGCCTTAGAGGAATTAATCGGTTCTTGGAATATGAATTTTGTGTTTTCCGATGGAACCGATATCTATAATTATAGAAATTCCATTGACAATGATCATGAATTACAATATAGCCCTTCCTCATCTAATGAAAGTAGTTGCTTCAGATTGATAATGAGCGACTTTGGAGATTTAAATCTTCCGGGACAGGGAGATATAAATGATGATGAACTGCTCTTCCACCCTTTTACCGGCAGAACAACTCTGTTTAAAGAGTACTCAAATGACAAACCATATTATAACCGCACACTTCATCCAAATTGGAATTGGGAAAGTTTCCCGGTAGTACCGGACGTATCCGGAGATTACAATGCGGAACTTATGGTAGATCCATTATTACCGTATATAGAAAAGGTTGTAGCATCAGATAACAGGGAAATGACATATTATGGCGGAACAGGTTGGTACCATGATCCTCTTGATTTTACAATGGTCAATTGGAATGAACTCTATAAACTTCGGATGAACAATTGGATTCCATGGTCATTCTCAAATAATCTTTCCTTAGCCGGTTATCTGCGTCCCGATAATGAGCCAACCCTTGAAAATGCAATATCACGACACACTTACTGGGTAAGTTATACATTATTACCAACCCAGAATATTGTCGATGCTTTTGGCTCGGTATGGGATAAGGTAGAGAGCGTAAAGGCAGAAGACTGGTATTATTGTAAGCAAACTATTCCGCGTAATGGAAACTCCATCCCGGTGGCATCTAATAGCACAAAAGGGAAATATCTGGAGTTTGGCAAAGGATACATTATTTCATTTAATGAAGATGTTGCGGGATTTGTCTGGCATTACCCCCACACACCGATATGGGGTTCGGCAAGAAAGGGAAAACCTCAATCATTTACATATAACGAGAAATCCGACTATAATGTAATTGATGTGATTGATATTCCCGCCAATGTAACCGAGATAGGTATTTTTGAAGATGATGAATGCGTGGGAGCCAGCGTTGTAGATAGTTCCAAAGCTCAAATATTGGCTTATACTTCATCATCCGGTAGAGACCCGGTTGCCTTGACCTTTCAATTGGAGATCGGACGTGGTGGCAAATCCACTGTAAATAATTATTCGGTGTTCGATCAAAAGAAATCCAAATTTGAGATTAGAAAACTATATTCTCATAGTGATGATTATTCTATTGTTAAACTTAGCGAAATTGAACTACCCGCCTCGAACTTTGATAAAGAACGTTTGCAGGTTCTTGCAAATTATCCCAATCCTTACAATATGAACATCGGAAATTCAAAACTTTCTTTTTATGTTCCCTGCCAAACTACCGTATCAGTAAATATTTATAATATATGGGGACAGAAAGTAAAGGATTTGTATAACGGAGAGATGGATTCCGGTAAATATGATGCAATTTGGGACGGTACTGGATATAATGGCGAGTCAGTTGTTAACGGAGTATATTTCTATCAGGTTAAAACATCGAATCAGAATGCAGTTAGTAAAATATTGTTGATCAGATAAAGAAAATATCATACCCGGTCTGTTTATTACAGATCGGGTATGGTTTTTATTAAGGAAGGAATTCATTATGTTATCAAAGAGAAGTTTATATATATTTATAATTTTCTATTTATTTGTATCATCACTCTATGGAGAAGTAATAGTGGTGGATATATGTGGCTCCGGCGATTATCCGACTATCCAGGAGGGGATAAATGCTTCTACAGATGGGGATACGGTTTTGGTATATCCCGGAATATATTATGAGAATGTTGATTATCTTGAGAAAAGTCTAACAATCGGTTCATTAAATATGGTTACCGGAGATTCAACTTATATAGATAGTACTGTAGTTGACGGTAATCAGAATGGTAGTTGCGTGTATTTGAAGAATGTGGATGAAGGCATTTTATATGGATTTACTTTAAGAAATGGTAGCGGTAATCCATATAGTTCTGTTAGTATTGGACTCAGGAGTGGGGGTGGTGTTTATAGTTGGAATTCACATTTGGATATAATTAATTGTGTAATTAAAGATAATGAAGCTTTTGGTGGAGGTGGAATTTATTCGAGGAATTCTGTTCTTTTTTTGGCTGGAACAGAAATCACAAACAATCACTCCTTGTACACCGGAAATATTACAATATGGGATAATTCTGAGATATATTTTGATGAAGAAAATTTGTGTAGTATTTACCTAAATTATGCAGCACTGGGGAACGAAATAACAATAAATGGTTTTGATAGTCTGAATATTGTACTAAATAAATTTACAGTAGCAGAACCAACCGGTGAATCTATTTATATGGTAGAAGGGGAGGATTACGGATTTTCCTGTCAAGAATCAGTTGTGGAACAAGTAGAAGCAGATCTATATGTTAGCACTGAAGGTGATAATAGTAATTCCGGTTTAAATCCGGGTGAACCCTTACAGAGTATCACTTTTGCTTTGCTCAAGATAAAAGCCGATAGCCTGCATCCGCATTCTATTTATGTTTCTGACGGGATATATTCCGCATCACAAACCGGAGAGAGTTTACCCCTGAATATGAGAACTTATGTAAGTTTGATCGGCGAAAGTGAAGAGAACACAATAATAGACGGGGAGTTTGAATATGCTTTAATCGCAGCCTGGAATGGAGAGAAAGAGATGACGATCAAGGATTTTACACTCAGAAACGGCTATTGGGAATATAGTGGAGTTCAGTTACGATTTTATGGTCACACCAGTGTTCATCTTGAGAATTTAACGATTAAAGATTGTACATATGGTCAAGATGAAAACGCT is a genomic window containing:
- the hrcA gene encoding heat-inducible transcriptional repressor HrcA, which translates into the protein MINDSNCVLTKRQQDILKSIILEHIKTAETVGSSVLANDYDLNVSSATVRNEMSVLTEMGYIEQPYTSAGRIPTAMGYKFYINDIIDFDREIPDKKIKLMQTLLSQNYQSLENMLSSVLKFLANISGQMSIIAEPDFSFGILESFNIFLLTSDKLLIAISLRAGFEKTFIIPNKHKLSQHQIRAIERYLNDNFAQKSFNQIKHILKKELRNTTDSQKTIIQSINTEIQKALQKASNLNLRFEGDIGFMSQPEFNSQLKVLKLLKAINDHKKIENIFKNYRQNDYTILMGEETGIEGLEDAVLIFGKYEIMNLTGFIGILGTKRMNYTDNIPIICFAARMITELSEKGALIPYQIKNK
- a CDS encoding Gfo/Idh/MocA family oxidoreductase; amino-acid sequence: MKVGVLGVGHLGQHHARNYMEMDSTKLIGIFDTDEVRAKEIAKRIDCKVFNSAQELISQTDAINIATPTTTHYQYAKQCLKSGKHVLIEKPICSELNQAKELVEMAEKRNLKIQVGHIERFNPAVLSLSNVLLNPLFIEANRIAPFTPRGSDVPVVLDLMIHDIDIILSLVKSKVKSINAVGVPIVTDDVDIANAKVEFENGALANITASRISLKQERKIRFFQKDKYISLDYQKKIVNIVKKNPKINDIMAEIMSGDRTANIFEMFDTERPEIIEKEPLRAELESFVNAIKNDTRPIVNGNDGYEALRVAFDIMKDIDKNRKGIV
- the asnS gene encoding asparagine--tRNA ligase; protein product: MAEKVLIKDIGKFDGDEVLIRGWVRNRRSSGKIQFIIIRDGTGEIQTVAFKPNIGDELFGRCAELTIESSVKIWGKVKPDKRAPSGYELDLINIEIIQIAAEYPIQKKAHGTSFLLDNRHLWVRSINQNALLKIRHTVYYAICEYLNENNFYRYDSPILTPNACEGTTTLFEVPYFDEGKAYLSQSGQLYAETGIMSLGRVYDFGPTFRAEKSKTRKHLTEFWMMDAEAAFVEHKENMQIQEKLIRFVIRKVIEKNENELKILERNIEKLQKADATFKIITYSEAIKFLQEKGYDINFGDDFGAEEEEEIARESDVPVFVEKWPKQIKAFYMKRDVENPDLVLGSDLIAPDGFGELIGGSQREDDYELLKERMEAENMPMKEFQWYLDLRKYGSVPHSGFGIGLERFIAWISGKRYIREAIPFPRMINRVSP
- a CDS encoding GNAT family N-acetyltransferase; this encodes MKNIIYTDDIEQISNESLKGFFVDWPEHPNPETHYKILKNSYKIWLAITEKQCVGFINAISDGIFYAFIPLLEVIPEYQNCGIGRELVKKMLISLNKMYAIDIVCDKQIEPFYTKIGFSKCIGMVRRNYQNQNPSLFNRN
- the mazG gene encoding nucleoside triphosphate pyrophosphohydrolase; this translates as MKEFEELLKIITVLLDPKNGCPWDLKQTPETLRPHMIEEVYEISEAIELNDAELLKEELGDLLLHIVFQCKIAEQDEQFSIKDVIAKINEKMKRRHPHIFGDISVKTAEEVEHNWEKIKRKEKAHRNSILEGLPKSLPALIKARRIQSKAATVGFDWENVTDTFAKLKEELLEFEHELQKNDAKKMKEEIGDLIFALVNVARKLDIDPEFALELTTKKFMRRFGYIEKTLKENLFSSNLTEMENLWQKAKDEEDG
- a CDS encoding HAMP domain-containing sensor histidine kinase; this translates as MDNRKSLLFIRYYFIIGGLAIILFFAIYTSNLLHKVRNELEVFPKIYARFVKISTKENIEGDLLEIILSEVVKKIDYPIIVTDGKEEPKYWKNLEDYLPDNKISNQSNQKQLRNLIEKMKSDNSFIVLTEPTNNEIISKIFYSQSSTIKRLKFLPYLEFFIVLLFIAAGVIVIITMKRREKEHLWIALAKETAHQFGTPITSLLGWVQMLELKVSENSEDELLEQTVLHMKQDIARLQNVASRFGKVGSSIKLKESDISQTIQSVIEYFKARIPKESNKIEIEFINETKMQDFLFDPDLIKWALENLIKNSIDAMKEKSGIISIKIYEDQKFLYIRVTDQGKGIPKNLRKSLFKTGVTTKKRGWGLGLSLTKRIVEDFHHGKIYIVKSESNKGSIIEIKLKKDKE
- a CDS encoding NAD(P)H-hydrate dehydratase; its protein translation is MFVLSPDKMKNYDKFTIENFGLEGIVLMENAGKKAAEIIETNLIKEDNSIAVVCGTGNNAGDGFVVARWLFNHGYDVCCFVIGNEEKFSPSAKKNYGILDKLSCEIVFISNDDAVEYFANELPYFDVIADAMFGIGLKGKIKGYRKKIIELINKHIGIKVAIDIPSGVNAETGEVANVAVNSDFTLTMAALKYGHLLFPGREYSGKVYVIDIGISPLTYAENPPEAEVLEEIESFFPSRKSNSDKTDYGKIAIIAGSAGLTGAAIMASKSALEIGSGLIKLIHPRSLSPIFENSLIEIMSKTVNETDSQTISFDALDEILEFTKNSNAIAIGPGISRNESTARFVREFLKQNTKLTVIDADGINAFQDHLEELKYLNGKPYIFTPHIREFSRLIDLPVEKIETNLLEHTRKFAKKYNVIILLKGATSVICNNKETTFNVVGNPGLSTGGNGDVLTGIIVSLLGQGFSEYDAARVGSFILGKTADILLKDFGERSLTPTKIIKNLYKSMQFGVH